The Lichenihabitans psoromatis genomic interval AAAACACGAAGATGGGGGCACCGATCCCGAGCTTTGCCACCTCGGCCGCAAGCGGCACATTGTGGTTTACGACGTGATGGGCGCCGAGGTCCCGGCACCACTCCTGGGTTTCCGGCCGCGATGCGGTCGCGATGATGGTCAAGTCGGTGAGCAACCGCGCCAGTTGGATCGCGATCGAACCCACGCCACCAGCGCCACCGATAATGAGGATCGCGTCCCCTTTGCGTTTTTGCCGATCGTTGACGCGGAGGCGGTCGAACAAGACCTCCCAGGCCGTGATCGCGGTAAGCGGCAGCGCGGCGGCCTCTGCAAAATCGAGAGAGGTGGGCTTCGGCCCGACGATCCGCTCGTCGACAAGATGGTATTCAGCATTCGTGCCGGGTCGATCGATGGCTCCGGCGTAGAACACATCGTCGCCCACCTTGAACAGCGACACCTCGGGTCCGGTCGCCACCACGATGCCGGCAGCGTCCCACCCCAGGATCTTGGGTGTCCCCGGTTCGGGTTTCACGCCCCGCCGGACCTTCGTATCGACGGGATTGACCGACACCGCCTTGATCTCGACCAACAGGTCGCGCCCGATCGGCGTCGGCTTCGGCATGTCGACGTCGATCAACGCCGTTTCATGATCGATCGACAACGGTTCGGTATAGGCGACTGCACGCATGGGAGGCTCCTCAACTTGCGATAGTGTCCATGTCGCGCTTCGGATAAGACGGGCAAGTACGCACATAAACCGCCCATAGGATCACAAAGGATACTATGCCCCGCCCGCGCCATGCTCGTTTCGATTGCTCGCCGGGATGCCCCGTCGAGGGAGCACTCGCCTTTATCGACGGCAAGTGGAAGGGCGTGATCCTGTTTCACTTGCAGGCGGAGACGCTTCGCTTCAACCAGCTTCGCCGCAAGCTTCCCCACGCGACGCAGCGGATGTTGACCAATCAATTGCGCGAGTTGGAGCGCGACGGCCTCGTGATTCGCACCGTCTATGCCGAAGTGCCGCCAAAGGTCGAATACCGGCTGTCGCCACTTGGTCAAAGCCTCGAGCCGGTCATCAACGCGCTCAAGTCCTGGGGCGACGAACATCTCGAGATCGTTCCCGCCGAGCCAGCCGAGCCAGAGGCGGCCTTGGTGATGTCGACCCAAGACTCGCAGGCCTAGTCAGGTGGATCTCATCCTTGGATTATTCGCCGTCGCGGTCGCGGCGGGGTTCATCGACTCGATCGCAGGAGGCGGCGGCCTCTTGACCGTGCCGGCGCTGGCGCTGGCAGGGTTCGATCCGCTGACGGCGGTCGCGACCAACAAGCTGCAAGG includes:
- a CDS encoding zinc-binding alcohol dehydrogenase family protein; this encodes MRAVAYTEPLSIDHETALIDVDMPKPTPIGRDLLVEIKAVSVNPVDTKVRRGVKPEPGTPKILGWDAAGIVVATGPEVSLFKVGDDVFYAGAIDRPGTNAEYHLVDERIVGPKPTSLDFAEAAALPLTAITAWEVLFDRLRVNDRQKRKGDAILIIGGAGGVGSIAIQLARLLTDLTIIATASRPETQEWCRDLGAHHVVNHNVPLAAEVAKLGIGAPIFVFSTTGTEEHLADIVELIAPQGHLCVIDDAKTLDVMAFKRKCVALHWELMFTRSLFHTPDMIAQHELLSEVSRLVDAGKIRTTLNQTLGPITAVNLRKAHALIETGRTKGKIVLAGF
- a CDS encoding winged helix-turn-helix transcriptional regulator; amino-acid sequence: MPRPRHARFDCSPGCPVEGALAFIDGKWKGVILFHLQAETLRFNQLRRKLPHATQRMLTNQLRELERDGLVIRTVYAEVPPKVEYRLSPLGQSLEPVINALKSWGDEHLEIVPAEPAEPEAALVMSTQDSQA